From one Mya arenaria isolate MELC-2E11 chromosome 4, ASM2691426v1 genomic stretch:
- the LOC128232542 gene encoding uncharacterized protein LOC128232542 — MLLANAVRKATNARGKPFVDFVSTESTHIEDKADRGYYAVFIELEESHIITEEDNMIMDEELRRLHECYDLFRKSGKLAPVRLFQVTGRSFELLAKAIIALNQSTSMQYKLPRIIRRRPLLEHLMSHKIDAS, encoded by the exons ATGTTGCTGGCAAACGCCGTGAGGAAAGCTACTAATGCGAGGGGAAAACCATTTGTGGATTTTGTATCAACAGAAAGCACACATATCGAGGATAAAGCCG ATCGAGGGTATTACGCAGTGTTCATAGAACTGGAGGAGAGTCATATCATTACAGAAGAAGACAATATGATC ATGGACGAAGAGCTACGTCGCCTGCATGAGTGTTATGACTTGTTCCGGAAGAGTGGAAAGCTTGCACCGGTCCGCCTCTTCCAGGTTACTGGACGCTCGTTTGAGTTACTGGCCAAGGCGATTATCGCCTTAAATCAGAGTACCTCCATGCAGTACAAACTACCTCGCATCATCCGACGACGACCGCTTTTGGAACACCTAATGAGTCACAAGATAGATGCCTCTTGA